In the Candidatus Roizmanbacteria bacterium genome, AGTTCCTCAAGGAGATTGTTGAGACACATAGTCTTGAGTTTGCTCTAAACGAGATTGCTGAAAAAGAAAATATTTCGGTAGAAAATGATGAGCTTGAAAAACTTTTTGTTTCAATTAAAGATAACAAAGAGCGCGTTGCAGCGATGCAAAATGCATACTACTACGCCGCTCTATTACGCAAACAGAAAACACTTGATTTTCTCTTAGGCTTATAGTAAAATTCAGCCATGAGTTCGCAACAGGCCACGAAGGCCAAAAAGCACAATCCGAATCTCCTTGAAAAGAACCCACTCGAGACAATAGCCGATCTGGGTAGCTCCTCTGTGAAAAATACAGCACGTGAGCTTGGTGGTATTGCCAGTGGAGTTTTCGATCAGTTTATGGGCGATGCCGACTACATCGATTATGAACAAGATTTGCAGTTTAATCACAGTGAGAAAACCACAAATCGCCCAAAGGGCGATCGCCCTCTGGGCGAAAAGAAGGAAACGAAACCTGTTTTTAGATTTCACGAACATCACGAGAACCATACGGTAAAACAAGAGATTGTAGAGATCCAGCAGCTTATTCAACAGGTGAAGCAAGAGATTAAGATGATTAAGCAACAGAATCAGTCGATGCTTGCTGAGGTTAAGGACGTAGAGAAACTAACACTTAGCTCATCTCGGGAAAGTACTAAACCTTATGACGCTTCTTTTCTTGAGGTAATATTATCGCTGTTGAAAACTATTAGACTTAAGATCGGTGAATCAAATACGTGGTTGCAGGCAATGGTCTCTAAACGTAAAAAAAGAGGGTCGGCATTTGCAGTACGTACAAAGTCTATGGGTACGCAGTACTCCCTCTCCCAAGAACTTCAGGTCACCAGAAACGTACAATGACCCTTCGTATACCGTATAACGTATTTCGTATATCGATTGCGCATTTCGTTCATACGAAATACCAGATACCAAATTCGAGATACGAGTCTATTCAAGCGCTCGTATAAACGTATTTACTCCATTTGCCCAGCTACCGTTTGATGATGGTGTGTACTTTGCCATAATTTGCTCTGTCGTGGTTAGCCCTTTGTCTATGTAATAGGTTTTAATACCCTTTGAAACCGCCATAATAGCGTCTTGGTATGAGTCAAATCGCGTAACGGTTGTTCCGTAAATTCCCCAACCCCAACAGTTATACGAGTTGTTTGGTATTACTCTACAGAGTCCAGATTCCTGCATTGCAATGGCCGGAAGCAGTCTATAATCAAACTCATACTTGTCAGCCGTAGTTACAATAAATTCTGCATCATCATAAAGTGGTGAGTTATATTTCCTAAAAAAGCGTTTAAGATTTGCCACTCTTGCGTCCCCTAGTTTTACCTCAGCAGTTACGCCTTCGTTAGCAAAGGATTGATCAAATTCGTACGACGCATCAATCTCATTCAGAATAGTATTTGCGGCCGATACTCGTTTTACTTTTTGCACGTAACGTAAGGCGATTATTAGGTTTGCGACTACGAGTATAGTAAACAACCCAATCCAAAAAATAGACCGCTTTCTCATGCTCTTACTATAGCTAAAAAGACACGCTGATTCAACCGTTCGGCAGGCTCAGGGTTAAGCCCGTTTACCCTTTGGAAAGCGATAAAAATAGGAGTCAAATGGGTGACTTTGTACAACGCGTGTGATGTATTTGTCGCAGGTAGGGATTTTGAATCCATGAGAAATAACGAGGGTTGAGGAATTCATCTCTTTTTTAAGTTGTGGCGCTATCTTAGCCAAAAGTTTGGGCATGAGAAATATATAAAGAACGTTATATCCCACAAATGATTGTTTAAAGATGTTTCGATTTTCAAAGTTAATGTTTTTTAATTTTTTTAAGTTTGCAAGAATACGCGCCTTCGCAAGAACAATGGGATTGATGTCGATGCCAAGTCCGGTACTCTTATACTTTTCTGCCGCTATACGAAGGAATCTCCCGTCGCCACATCCAAGCTCTAAGATTTTTGTTTTACGATTTGGTTTGATAAGCGCAAGCAGATCTTTGGTTTGTTTTCTACTGGTGGGAACATACGGAGAACCCATCAGTGAAGAATAAATCAGAAAAGCTAAATAGATAGTTATGCTTACTAAAAAAAACAGCTCTAAAAGCAAAAGGGAGATATATATTACAGGGGCCATAGGTATAGTATAATTAGCTAAGCTCAAATTTCAAAGTTCAAAGTTCAAATTGAGCGCTCATAGCACCCATAGCTCAACGGATAGAGTACTGGTCTTCGGAACCAGTGATGAGAGTTCGATTCCCTCTGGGTGCACGTGCGATAGAGTATCCCGATTTCGATCGGGATGATGAGAGTTCGATTCCCTCTGGGTGCACGTGCGATAGAGTATCCCGATTTCGATCAGGATGATGAGAGTTCGATTCCTCTCTGGGTGCACCGAGTCTAACTCGGCTTCGCTAAGAAGACGATTAGATGAGGTGATCGAGTTTGACTCGACACCAAAAGGTATATACTTTTATTCATGAACAAAACGTCTGACGTTTTGCATGAAAAATTCTACGTTTACACTCTCTTAAGTTTAAAAGATGGCAAGTTTTACTCTGGTTATACTAATGACTTGAAGAATAGACTAGCGGAACATGTAGCTGGCAGAGTTAAATCAACCAGATTACGTGCGCCATTTAAGCTTATACACTATGAATATTTTGTAAATATGTCAGATGCAAAAGCGCGAGAAAAATTTTTAAAAAGTGGATTTGGTGGAAACAACTTAAAGAATCTTTGAAAAGAACACTATTTTTTTAATGACGAGATTATGGAGTCCATTTCTTCAAGTATTTTAGTATCCGGTCCGATAGGCGTAGTATATGAAATAGCTCCAAATACTGTAGGTGTTTGATAACTATCTGTACCGTAGACGAGAACTGAGTAGTTTTTCTCACCAGGCTTATTCTGTGCTGACGAATCAATTCTTCTGTACTTCTCCCCTGCAACTCCAACAAAGTCGGTAAATTTGCCGGTATACTCCTGAGCCATAGGTCCCTCAACCTTTGCATCTTCAAACGAATACATGGACCCTCCCATATTTGCCTGATAGATTGTAACGATATATCCGTTTTTGGAAATAATGAGTTTGTCCATGTCCTTCTCTGCGATGCTGTGATCAGATTTCCAGTCCTCCGGTACATCAACTGTGTACTGAGCATGCTCCGCTGAACCTGCCTTTATTTTCAATGTTGCTGCCTGTGTAGATGTTGGCAAAACCATAGCCCGAGTTGGAGAAACCTGATTGTCACTAGTAGCGACAACGAACTCTTTCTCTATTTTTGGAGTAGCCACATTTTTCTGCCCAAGATAGTAGGCGCCACCCGCTATAACACCAAGAATCACTATGACAAGGGCTACCTTTCCAAAAACTTCAAAAAATTTATTTCCCATATGATTGATTGAACGACATTGTAATAAAGCTGATCAAAAGATGCAACGGCTAACGTTATCCGTTTGAAACGAGCGTAATAATCAGGAAAAGGAGATTTTAATCCAATCTGTTTCTTTAGAAGGTTCGCGTCGGAACTTACTGATATAATCTAATTAGCTAGATGAAAAACATAGGTCGAATTATTACTCTGTCGAAGCAGTTTAACTCGTGGTTCTTACTCTCAAGCATTCTTATTATGTTTGGAGTACTTCTGAACCTTGCTCTTCCAATTTTTTTCAAACTGATCGTTGATCAGATCTCTCTTCAGGTTAGTGGTAAAGGTGGTCAAATAAATACCTTACTTCTCTATACCGCGCTTTTTTTCGTTACTGGAGTCGTCATAAATCTATCTACATCTATAAGTAATCGTGTTGGAGATCATATCTCGGGAAAGCTTAGGGCTTACTGGACAGAGACTTTTTATTACAAGATACTGACGCTCCCACAAAGCTACTACGACAGCGAGATGTCCGGAAAGATTATTAATCAGCTTACACGAGGTTTATTTACAATGCAGGCCTTCATAAACACCGCGACCAACTTCATCATCCCGGCAATGCTCCAAGGACTCGTAACGATCATATTTCTATCGTACTATAGTTGGCAAATTGGTCTAATCGTTTTTGCTATCTTTCCGATTTATATACTAATTAGTTACTACTCTACAAAACAATGGGGAAAAATAATTCAACTAGAGAATCCAATTGAGGATAAATTGAGATCCCGAATGAGTGAGGTCATAAGCAATATCAAGTTAGTGAAAAGCTTTATTACCGAACCAATCGAGTTCAATTTCGTGAAAGGGAGCCTAAAGCAAATAAATGGATATTATGCAAAAAGAAGTAAGCAGTTTCACATTATCGACTTTGTACGCGAACTTAGTCTGACAATAGTTATTGCGGTAGTTACCTTACTCATTTTTAAAGGAACCTTTGAGAAGCGTTATACGCTTGGCGAAATGGTTCTTTTACTTCAGCTACTAAATCAGGCAAGATGGCCGCTCTTTGGTATGTCCTTTATACTGGCGAGAATTCAAGAAGCAGAGGCCGGAACGAAGGAATTTTTTGAGATTATGGATACGCAAGGCTCCGAATCGTTTGAGACGAAGGAAAAGTACTCTTCAAAAAAATTCACCAAAACTAATCTTGAGTTTAAAAATGTCGCCTTTACCTATGAAAAATCTCATCCAGTTTTGAAGAATGTTACGTTTACACTTCACAACAAAGAAAAAGCAGCGCTTGTAGGCCACAGTGGAGCCGGTAAATCAACCATTGTGAATCTTATTCTTAAGTTTTACAACGTTACAAAGGGAGAGATCAAACTCAATAACGAGTCATATAAGAAGATGAGCCACCAAGTAATAAGAAATAATATTTCTCTTGTGTTTCAGGAGAACGAACTTTTTTCGACAACAGTAAAAGAAAATGTTGCTTACGGAAATCCAACAACAACTGATAAGCAGGTAATCGAAGCATTAAAGCTCGCCAATGCATGGGACTTTGTGAGCGGTTTCGAAAAAGGAATAGAGACCGAGGTTGGAGAGCGTGGAGTACGTTTATCTGGAGGTCAAAAGCAGCGCATTCAGATTGCGCGTGCTATTCTCAAGAACTCCCCCATTTTAATTCTTGATGAGGCAACCTCAAGCTTAGACTCTAAGTCAGAGATGGAGGTGCAAAAAGGACTGGAAAACCTTATGAAAGATAGACTCACCATCATTATAGCTCACCGATTTTCAACTATACAAAATGTAGATACGATTCTGGTCATAGAGGACGGCAAAATCTCCCAGCAGGGTAATCCGAAGGAGCTATCTACCAAGCCGGGAGTATATAAGGATCTTCTCACTTATCAGATACAGGGAAATGAGAAACTGCTCAAGCAGTTTGGTTTACACTGAGCCTGCCGAAGGGTTTACACTGAAAGGCCAATCCACTCTCTAGACCCACTCAAAAGCTACATTATTATAGGTCTTTCTCTGGTATAATATACATATGGCAGAGCTATCTCGATCTGCAAGATCTGAATCAACCAAAACTACAGAGCGAAAGGCCTTTATTCATGCTGTGCCTCGTCGTGCAATCGAGATAATTCAAAACCCCTCATTTCTTCAGTACACTCGCGATCACATACTAGAGTTTAAACACCGCATAGCGGGAAGTGACTATACAAACGAAGATAAAGACTTCATCCTTAGAGCACTTGATTTATCAATTGTCGCCTATCAAGATAATGACGACACTAGACTGAGGCAGCGAAAACAGACTGTGCAGTATGGTGGTAAAGACGTCAATATTCCCTATGTCGAACATCCACTCTCAGTAGCCGCGGCAATGATGGGTGAACCAAGAACTATTAAGTTACATAGCACGGATACACAGGACAAAGATGCGATCGAGATTATTGTGAGACAGGATCCGTATCGGGCAGAAGATGTTGTCGCTGCTTTGCTCCATGACGTAATGGAAGATTCGAAATTACGATTAAAAGACGGTGGTATTCTCCGTGGTGAGAAGGCATGGACGACGCTTATGAGGGACTATTTTTCCGAAGTTCGCCCTGAATTGGTAGATGCGACAATCACCATTATTAAGGCAGTAACCAAATATGAAACCATTCCAACCGGACTACTACGCATAATAGAGCAGTCCCCCGCATATGTCGCTACCATTCAGTTAATAGAGACGCATATGGCGCGCACAAAGAGTTCGGAAGAGATTCATAAAGAAGTGGGTCGCTCTTTGTCAGATATTCACAAGATGATAACTACTTGTTTTGGTATGGGTGACGATATTCATTTTGATGAACAAAGTTTTCAAAATTTCTTTAGCGCATTAGCGATCAAATGTCATGACGTTGAGCACAATCTTGAGGATAGAAAAGTACGAGATGACAAGTTGGTAAGAGCTCATATTCTCGCTTCTTTCGCGCGTTTATACGGACTACCCGTTGCGTCACGTATTGCGGCTCATCTGATTGTGAGTAATCAGTTTGATATGTTCTGGGGTATGGGAGATCATGAGCGAAATCTCTTAGAAGGCAAGGAAACAGTGCGACTTTATGGACAGTTTGAGAAAGAACGACATCGTCCAACCTTCATGATTGACGGAGAACCGCTTAAGGTTGATGCTTTGCAGATACCAATTCTTACTCCAGACGAAATTAGTACACCAGGTCCAACGAAAGCTGAAGAATTTAGATCCGTACTTCAGTATCGTATCACAGTATTAAATCCGAATGTTCTGGCCCAAATTAAGACCCGTTTCAATATGGCCGATGAATATAGTGAACCAATGAATATCGAGTATGAAGGAAAACGGTTTGTGGGTTATCCAGTACGCGAACCAATTCACGATGTCATTCTTGATTCCGGTAGAGAGTGCTATTACTTCAATGTATACAGCACCACTGGAAGAGGTAAAAACCTTAAAAAACGTTTAGCTGGTATTTATCGTTTTCAGGATACGGGTCCTTCAGCCCACGATGTTTTAAAGCTTGGGAGTCGTGTTGAAGCGCGAGATGTACCCGAAACACAGATAATTCAGAAGATGTATGACGGTGATCCAGAGTCTTCTATGGATCTTCTCTCAATCGTGTGTGAGGCAAGCGCTTATCTGAACTAAGACATCTTTCTTACTACCGCCTTCACTATTCCATGAATTTTCAGCTCTTCTTTAGGATAAAAAGGTGGATATTTGGCATTTGCGGACTCAAGATACATTTTTTGACGAACATGGTCCTTACGCAATATTTTGAGCGTCCACTGACGATCTATCTCGGCCAAAATAATTGAGCCCGTAGTGGCATTTTGACGACGCTCTATAATAACAATATCCCCTTCAAAGATGCCCAAACCTATAAGTGAGTCTCCGCTTACTGTCAGTAAAAAAGAAGAAATGGGATCCTCGATAAGGTACTCGTCTAAGGTAAGATATTTCTTATCCTCTTCGGCAAGAATTGGAAAACCAGCCTTGACCAAACCAAGGAGTGGAAGGCTAAAAAATCTACTGGTTGGCGCAAGCTTACCTAGTTTTTTCTGTATGAATCCGTCCTCAACAAATTTAGACACTATTCGGAACACGGCGTTCTTAGAGGACAATCCAAAGATTGTAAGCATCTCCTGATACGTCGGGAGACGATGGTTTTTTTTGTAGAATGTTTTTAGCTTGTTTAGACGTTGCTCCATACGATTAATTTGAAATTTGAAGTTAGAAATTTGAAATCAATATTAAATTTATATCTTTAAAAATTAAAACATTAAAAATTGAATAAAAATTAAAAACTCCTGTCTGCCGGCAGGCAGATCAAACTAAAAACTATCATACGATTATCTTAGTGAACAATAGTTCACATGTCAAGTCCGACATTTTGTCGGGCGCAGATCGCGATGAAAATCGGGGTCAATCCAAGACGAACATAGTTTAGCAAATCTGTACGCTCCAAACTCAGTTAGCAGCCTTACGAATTGTCTGATTCCGGAAGAAGGGGTTGTGTCTGGATTGTTGGAACACGCTAGATACAGACTTAATCAGCGTTTCACACTGTTTTATCAAGCTAATTTGACATTAGTTTATTTTTTCTATATTGTTATAGTATGGCTGTAAAACAGTACGTGAGATACGATCAGGAAAAAACTGGTTTTATCCATCACCTATCAAGCAAATCATACATTAAGGCAGTAGTTACAATTGCGTGGAGCTTCATGATGTTTGCTTTAGCACTAAATCTTTCGCTGAGCTATTTTAGTAATAGACTGGGTACCCGAGAACTTGCATCAGCGAAGCCACAGGAAAAGCTAATCCAAAACGGAGAGGTACAGGGTGTAGTTTCGGATATGACCAAAGTAACACCTAAAGTATCCTCTGTGGATGTTGAAGAGCAAGAGGATATAGTTAAAAATACCACCCGTTCACCAAGAAAAACTTCGTATAAGGTTGCTCTTTATGGTGACTCCATGATCGATACTCTTGGCACCAAGATTCAGGTTCTTCAAGATGCACTTAAAAAGAAGTATCCAAAAACCGTATTCACTTTCTATAACTATGGAGTAGGGGCGGAAAATGTGGAACAGGGACTCAGTAGATTTGATAAACCATTATTAACGAGTGACCGAAACTACCCACCTTTTAGTACACTTGGAGCCGATATTATTGTCGTTGGATCATATGCATATAATCCGTTCAGTCCGTTTGATCGAGATAAACACTGGATCAATCTTTCTAAACTTGTCGAAAAGGCTAAGGAGACCAATGCAGAGGTATATTTACTGGCAGACATAGCTCCGGTGAGAGCTGAGTACGGCCGTGGACCAAAAGGTGTTAATTGGGACTCGGTAACTGCGTATGAGAAGTCCGGTCAGGTAATTCAGCTTCTTGAGAACACGGTTGGAATCTCCAAAAATCTAAATGTAATTCTTATCAATGCTTTTGAGAAATCTACGGTTACGGTTAGAGGTGATGGCAAACGCGAGTATGTAAGTACGCAAGATGGAGTTCATCCATCGGATGCAGGCCAAAAATTCATTGGAGAGCAGATTGCCGACACGCTCATGTTGGACTAGTGAAGGATAGGGCGAAGATATCGTTGTACGAAATTTTCTATGCCGTTATTATTCAGATGATCTGAATCTAAGAAATACTTTGGATCTTTCATTACCTCACTAAAATCGAATAACGCAAAGTGTTCGGTTTTCTGAAGTTTGACGAGTTCCTTCTTTACCTCCTCTGTCTGTTTGTGTTTGGGGAATAAGGTAGGTGGAATGATTACCACAAGTTTTGCCCCATGATTAAGAGACAGCTCATTTACTTCATTTATGAACCTAAAGTTATCCGTATCGATAGGGTTAAGGTAGAGACTTTTCATACGAGATTGAATAATCTGGGCAGAGGCAGTACTCTGCTTGATCTGCGTTGGTGACATCGTCTTGTATTGATTCATTGCAAACAGATAGGAAGTTGTGGTCTTCCAGTTGTAATCACCGCTGGTGAGGAGCGTGTATAAGAAGTCGAGTCTGAAAGGTTCGTGATCGAAGATATGGGGATTACTAAGAAGTTCTCTGCGATAGAAAATAAATGGATCTAAAAAATAGACCGTAACTCTGTTTGTATTCCCTCGTTGGTAAAAGTAACTGAGGTATGTTTTCTGATTTTTAAGAGATTCACGATTCCCTCCTTGAGACAGGTTTATAAATGATCTTTGAAGTAGCTTCTCGAACTCGTTATGATTCTCAGCCCGTGAGAAGATTCTCGCATGAGAAGAACCAAGCAGTACAAAGTCATAGCTCTTGTTCTTGAGTATTACCGGAAGATTGGTTTCGGTTTCTCCGTTTCCTAGTTTATTTTCTGAAATGGAAAGCGGTAGACATGAGATAGCAATCGTAAACACGAGAAAAATTCCAACCTTTACAAACAGTTTCATTGCATGCAATTATAGTTGTTTTACGGTAGTGGGAAGTATTAAGACTCTCCTCGCTTATAAAAGCCGAGCTGGTAGAGAATAATCTGGAAGCGCTCCATCCATGTGCGATTTTTCTTTGTTAGTCGAATTTTCAGACTGTGAATATTTTGTTTATCTCGTGATGGGGTACGAAACTGTGAAGAAAAATATCCTTCTTTGACAACTGTAGCATTATTAAAATCTTTTGTTGAGACGAAGCTGTAGATTCCTTGAGTGTCTGAAACTACCATATCTATATCTTGTATACCCACCATTGCGCCGGAAATAGGATTGTCCCACTCGTCAACTACCTGACCCGTAGTTTTAATTGGATCAAAGTACTCGCGTAGAGTATTTACTGCAGATTTCGGTTTAAACTTATCGTCAAATATCTTGGTCGATCCTCCAAATGCCGTCCAGTAGTTGATTCCTTTTACAATATCTCGGTGTTTCGCCAGTTCTTTCAGATTGGCTCGGATAAGACGATCTTGTTCCCAGTCGCTCAGATCACCGTGAATATCTGGGATGGGTGCGCCGTACTCTCCCAAGACGATTGGGAGATGATTTTGAGCATAGAGTTCTTCTATGTCTCGGATAAGTTCTTCCGGTGTTTTTACATAGTGATCAATAACCTGAACTCCACCTGATTGCTCAAGTACATACTTCGGAATCATTTTAGCCACATCACCATTAGTTGAAAAATAGCCACAACTTACAGTTCTACTAATTGCTGCGAATGCATTCATGCAGTTTGCATAGGATGCGGGAAGAAACTCAAAAAATTTCTTTTTTATATCCTCTCCCTGTCGAGGATCACCAAATCCTCCGTTCTCTGGTTCTGGTGCAGGGGTAAAAATATCTCCCTCTTTAAAGAGATCTGGATGTTTCGTTATAAAAGCATAGGTCTTATCATTATGCTCGTTTGGATCCTTAAACTTTTCATATCCGAACCACCCCTCCCAAGCACTGAAATTGCCTCTAAACCAGACATTTAAGCCGTGTTTACGGGCCTCCACTACCCATGTCGCAAGAACGGGATAGAACTCCTCATCGTACGGTGTTGATATTGCAATATGGCTTGGATGAATCTCGGCTACCTTGTCTACAAGAAGCGGGATTTGATCGGTCACATCTGGATTGCGTGCCGCGTCTCGTGAGTACTTCATCGTGTCTACCGACTGGACCTCAAATAGCCGGTCGCTCGCATGAACATTACCATTAAACATAGAAC is a window encoding:
- a CDS encoding ABC transporter ATP-binding protein, whose product is MKNIGRIITLSKQFNSWFLLSSILIMFGVLLNLALPIFFKLIVDQISLQVSGKGGQINTLLLYTALFFVTGVVINLSTSISNRVGDHISGKLRAYWTETFYYKILTLPQSYYDSEMSGKIINQLTRGLFTMQAFINTATNFIIPAMLQGLVTIIFLSYYSWQIGLIVFAIFPIYILISYYSTKQWGKIIQLENPIEDKLRSRMSEVISNIKLVKSFITEPIEFNFVKGSLKQINGYYAKRSKQFHIIDFVRELSLTIVIAVVTLLIFKGTFEKRYTLGEMVLLLQLLNQARWPLFGMSFILARIQEAEAGTKEFFEIMDTQGSESFETKEKYSSKKFTKTNLEFKNVAFTYEKSHPVLKNVTFTLHNKEKAALVGHSGAGKSTIVNLILKFYNVTKGEIKLNNESYKKMSHQVIRNNISLVFQENELFSTTVKENVAYGNPTTTDKQVIEALKLANAWDFVSGFEKGIETEVGERGVRLSGGQKQRIQIARAILKNSPILILDEATSSLDSKSEMEVQKGLENLMKDRLTIIIAHRFSTIQNVDTILVIEDGKISQQGNPKELSTKPGVYKDLLTYQIQGNEKLLKQFGLH
- a CDS encoding SGNH/GDSL hydrolase family protein produces the protein MAVKQYVRYDQEKTGFIHHLSSKSYIKAVVTIAWSFMMFALALNLSLSYFSNRLGTRELASAKPQEKLIQNGEVQGVVSDMTKVTPKVSSVDVEEQEDIVKNTTRSPRKTSYKVALYGDSMIDTLGTKIQVLQDALKKKYPKTVFTFYNYGVGAENVEQGLSRFDKPLLTSDRNYPPFSTLGADIIVVGSYAYNPFSPFDRDKHWINLSKLVEKAKETNAEVYLLADIAPVRAEYGRGPKGVNWDSVTAYEKSGQVIQLLENTVGISKNLNVILINAFEKSTVTVRGDGKREYVSTQDGVHPSDAGQKFIGEQIADTLMLD
- a CDS encoding GIY-YIG nuclease family protein, which encodes MNKTSDVLHEKFYVYTLLSLKDGKFYSGYTNDLKNRLAEHVAGRVKSTRLRAPFKLIHYEYFVNMSDAKAREKFLKSGFGGNNLKNL
- a CDS encoding methyltransferase domain-containing protein encodes the protein MAPVIYISLLLLELFFLVSITIYLAFLIYSSLMGSPYVPTSRKQTKDLLALIKPNRKTKILELGCGDGRFLRIAAEKYKSTGLGIDINPIVLAKARILANLKKLKNINFENRNIFKQSFVGYNVLYIFLMPKLLAKIAPQLKKEMNSSTLVISHGFKIPTCDKYITRVVQSHPFDSYFYRFPKGKRA
- a CDS encoding LexA family transcriptional regulator, whose amino-acid sequence is MEQRLNKLKTFYKKNHRLPTYQEMLTIFGLSSKNAVFRIVSKFVEDGFIQKKLGKLAPTSRFFSLPLLGLVKAGFPILAEEDKKYLTLDEYLIEDPISSFLLTVSGDSLIGLGIFEGDIVIIERRQNATTGSIILAEIDRQWTLKILRKDHVRQKMYLESANAKYPPFYPKEELKIHGIVKAVVRKMS